In Chlorocebus sabaeus isolate Y175 chromosome 11, mChlSab1.0.hap1, whole genome shotgun sequence, one DNA window encodes the following:
- the FAIM2 gene encoding protein lifeguard 2 isoform X3, with translation MKAGVFSPAPTAVPLHPSWAYVDPSSSSSYDSGFPTGDHELFTTFSWDDQKVRRVFIRKVYTILLIQLLVTLAVVALFTFCDPVKDYVQANPAWYWASYAVFFATYLTLACCSGPRRHFPWNLILLTVFTLSMAYLTGMLSSYYNTTSVLLCLGITALVCLSVTVFSFQTKFDFTSCQGVLFVLLMTLFFSGLILAILLPFQYVPWLHAVYAALGAGVFTLFLALDTQLLMGNRRHSLSPEEYIFGALNIYLDIIYIFTFFLQLFGTNRE, from the exons GCAGCAGCTCCAGCTATGACAGCGGTTTCCCCACCGGAGACCATGAGCTCTTCACCACTTTCAGCTGGGACGACCAGAAAGTTCGTCGAGTCTTCATCAGAAAG gtcTACACCATCCTGCTGATTCAGCTGCTGGTGACCTTGGCTGTCGTGGCTCTCTTTACTTTCTG TGACCCTGTCAAAGACTATGTCCAGGCCAACCCAGCCTGGTACTGGGCATCCTA TGCTGTGTTCTTTGCAACCTACCTGACCCTGGCTTGCTGTTCTGGACCCAG GAGGCATTTCCCCTGGAACCTGATTCTCCTGACCGTCTTT ACCCTGTCCATGGCCTACCTCACTGGGATGTTGTCCAG CTACTACAACACCACCTCCGTGCTGCTGTGCCTGGGCATCACAGCCCTTGTCTGCCTCTCCGTCACCGTCTTCAGCTTCCAGACCAAG TTCGACTTCACCTCCTGCCAGGGCGTGCTCTTCGTGCTTCTCATGACTCTTTTCTTCAGCGGACTCATCCTGGCCATCCTCCTACCCTTCCAATAT GTGCCCTGGCTCCATGCAGTCTATGCAGCACTGGGAGCGGGTGTGTTTACATTG TTCCTGGCACTTGACACCCAGTTGCTGATGGGTAACCGACGCCACTCGCTGAGCCCTGAGGAGTATATTTTTGGAGCCCTCAACATTTACCTAGACATCATCTATATCTTCACCTTCTTCCTGCAGCTGTTTGGCACTAACCGGGAATGA